In Bacillus sp. DX3.1, the following proteins share a genomic window:
- the phaQ gene encoding poly-beta-hydroxybutyrate-responsive repressor, which yields MLHNEPEQQESLETNQTKQPNSMPKNFLVPFLLLCLKDWSLHGYKLIQMLMDIGFSSVDQGNVYRTLRKLEKENLISSTWDTSEGGPAKRIYSLTEYGEQYLTTCATSFEHYQNMLRTFFTLYTNAFFPFSTSPEKDEKKSSSSPGGTAD from the coding sequence ATGCTACATAATGAACCAGAACAACAAGAAAGTTTGGAAACAAACCAAACGAAACAACCAAACTCCATGCCAAAAAACTTCTTAGTTCCTTTCCTACTTCTCTGTCTAAAAGACTGGAGTCTTCACGGTTACAAGCTTATTCAAATGTTAATGGATATTGGCTTTTCTTCTGTTGACCAAGGTAATGTCTATAGGACTTTACGTAAATTGGAGAAAGAAAATCTTATTTCTTCCACTTGGGATACAAGTGAAGGAGGTCCAGCAAAACGAATTTATTCTTTAACAGAATATGGAGAGCAATATTTAACAACATGCGCGACTTCTTTTGAGCACTACCAAAATATGCTGCGGACATTTTTCACGTTATACACCAATGCATTCTTTCCATTTTCTACTTCTCCAGAAAAGGATGAAAAAAAATCTTCATCTTCACCTGGTGGTACAGCAGACTGA
- the phaR gene encoding polyhydroxyalkanoic acid synthase subunit PhaR: MIDQKFDPLQAWKEVYEQTETFWGKALNETIQKEEYSAWMGSVLDLNLFYQKMLNDVTKNYLEKVNIPTKEDIARVASLVINLENKVDNIEEFFEEKTDSLDQSPTLKRDVTKVKQDIRTLENKMDKILELLEKQNEVLAKLQEPAKAPVRAENKK, encoded by the coding sequence GTGATTGATCAAAAATTCGATCCACTACAGGCTTGGAAAGAAGTTTATGAACAGACTGAAACGTTTTGGGGAAAAGCGCTCAATGAAACAATCCAAAAAGAAGAGTATTCTGCATGGATGGGGAGCGTTCTGGATTTAAACTTGTTTTATCAGAAGATGTTGAATGATGTAACGAAGAATTATTTAGAAAAAGTAAACATACCAACAAAAGAAGATATTGCAAGGGTTGCTTCACTCGTTATTAATTTAGAAAATAAAGTTGATAACATTGAAGAATTTTTTGAAGAAAAAACAGATTCTCTTGACCAATCACCTACACTAAAGCGTGATGTAACAAAAGTGAAACAAGATATTCGTACACTGGAAAATAAAATGGATAAAATTTTGGAACTGCTTGAGAAGCAGAATGAAGTGCTAGCAAAATTACAGGAACCAGCGAAAGCGCCGGTGAGAGCAGAAAATAAAAAATAA
- a CDS encoding acetoacetyl-CoA reductase, translating to MVQLNGKVAIVTGGAKGIGKAITVALAKEGAKVVINYNSSKDAAEKLVNELGAEGHDVYAYQADVSKLEDAKRLVDEAVNHFGKVDILVNNAGITRDRTFKKLNREDWERVIDVNLSSVFNTTSSALPYISESEAGRIISISSIIGQAGGFGQTNYSAAKAGMLGFTKSLALELAKTNVTVNAICPGFIDTEMVAEVPEDVRQKIISKIPKKRFGQADEIAKGVVYLCRDGAYITGQQLNINGGLYM from the coding sequence ATGGTTCAATTAAATGGTAAAGTAGCGATTGTAACAGGTGGAGCAAAAGGAATTGGTAAAGCAATTACGGTAGCGTTAGCAAAAGAAGGAGCAAAAGTTGTTATTAACTATAACAGCAGTAAAGATGCTGCAGAAAAGCTAGTGAATGAATTAGGTGCAGAAGGTCATGATGTATATGCATATCAAGCTGATGTATCTAAGTTAGAGGATGCAAAGCGCCTTGTAGACGAAGCTGTGAATCATTTCGGTAAAGTAGATATCCTCGTTAATAATGCTGGTATTACAAGAGATCGTACATTTAAAAAGTTAAATCGTGAAGACTGGGAACGTGTAATCGATGTAAACTTAAGCAGTGTGTTTAATACAACGAGTTCAGCACTTCCTTACATATCTGAATCAGAAGCTGGAAGAATTATCAGCATTTCTTCTATTATTGGTCAAGCTGGTGGATTTGGACAAACAAACTATTCAGCAGCAAAAGCTGGTATGTTAGGTTTTACAAAATCGTTAGCACTGGAACTTGCTAAAACAAATGTAACAGTGAATGCTATTTGCCCAGGATTTATTGATACAGAGATGGTAGCAGAAGTACCAGAAGATGTTCGTCAAAAAATCATTTCAAAAATTCCGAAAAAGCGTTTTGGACAAGCAGATGAAATTGCAAAAGGTGTTGTATACTTGTGCCGTGATGGAGCGTATATCACTGGACAACAATTAAACATTAACGGCGGATTATACATGTAA
- the phaC gene encoding class III poly(R)-hydroxyalkanoic acid synthase subunit PhaC, which yields MTTFVTEWEKQLELYPDEYRKAYRRFKRASEVLLREPEPQVGLTPKEVIWTKNKTKLYRYIPKQEKTHSVPILLIYALINKPYIMDLTPGNSLVEYLVDRGFDVYMLDWGTFDLEDSHLKFDDFVFDYIAKAVKKVMRTAKADEISLLGYCMGGTLTSIYAALHPHMPIRNLIFMTSPFDFSETGLYGPLLDEKYFNLDKAVDTFGNIPPEMIDFGNKMLKPISNFVGPYVALLDRSENERFVESWKLIQKWVGDGIPFPGESYRQWIRDFYQNNKLVKGELVIRGQKVNLENIKANVLNISAKRDHIALPCQVEALLDHISSVDKQYVCLPTGHMSVVYGGTAVKQTYPTVGNWLEERSK from the coding sequence ATGACTACATTCGTCACAGAATGGGAAAAACAATTGGAACTATATCCAGATGAATACCGAAAAGCATATCGTCGTTTTAAAAGAGCAAGTGAAGTTCTATTACGTGAACCAGAACCACAAGTTGGATTAACACCAAAAGAGGTAATTTGGACAAAAAATAAAACGAAGCTGTATCGCTACATTCCAAAACAAGAAAAAACACATTCTGTTCCAATTTTATTAATTTACGCGTTGATTAATAAACCATATATCATGGATTTAACACCAGGAAATAGTTTAGTGGAATATTTAGTAGATCGTGGTTTTGATGTGTATATGCTCGATTGGGGTACATTTGATTTAGAAGATAGTCATCTTAAATTTGATGATTTCGTGTTCGATTATATTGCAAAAGCGGTAAAAAAAGTAATGCGAACTGCGAAAGCGGACGAGATTTCTTTACTTGGTTATTGCATGGGGGGGACATTAACGTCCATTTACGCTGCCCTTCATCCACACATGCCAATTCGTAATTTGATTTTTATGACAAGTCCGTTTGATTTCTCGGAAACAGGGTTATATGGTCCGTTATTAGATGAAAAGTATTTTAATTTAGATAAAGCGGTAGATACTTTTGGAAATATCCCGCCAGAAATGATTGACTTTGGGAATAAGATGCTAAAACCAATTTCAAACTTTGTCGGTCCGTATGTGGCCTTACTTGATCGCTCAGAAAACGAACGATTTGTTGAAAGTTGGAAGCTGATTCAAAAATGGGTAGGAGATGGTATTCCGTTCCCTGGTGAATCCTATCGTCAATGGATCCGCGACTTTTATCAGAATAACAAGTTGGTTAAAGGTGAGCTTGTTATTCGTGGTCAAAAGGTAAACTTAGAAAATATTAAGGCGAATGTCTTAAATATTTCTGCGAAACGTGATCACATTGCACTGCCGTGTCAAGTAGAGGCATTGCTTGATCATATTTCAAGTGTTGATAAACAATATGTGTGCTTGCCAACAGGACATATGTCAGTTGTATACGGTGGTACTGCGGTAAAACAAACGTATCCAACAGTTGGGAATTGGCTTGAGGAACGCTCTAAATAA